The genomic segment CAGCTGACCTGCCCAGATCTCTGGCCTGATGGCCCAGGCTCCTAACTCTGTGAAGGGCTTGCTGTTGAGGAACACCCCTGCCCCCTCCAGAACCCTCATTTGCTTGCACCATGGCACCATTTGGCAGTCTGAAGTCAAATAAAGCAGCCACTTCTGGCCGGTTTCCTGCCCAGGTTTTGTCGCTGCTACTAGAATTCACTGGAGTCAGGAAGGATCAAGAAACTCCATCTGCAAAGCTCCCGCCCTGGGGGCCGTGGGTCCCGAGGCCCGAGCAGAGGAGTGGGCTAACCGCGCTTCCCCCGCCCGGCAGGTGGTGATCGAGTCGGACCTGTACACGCATCAGCCCCTGGAGCTGCTGCCCCACCGCGGAGACCGCAGGGACCCGGTCGACGGCCGCAGGTTCGGGAGGCTCCAGACCGCGCGGCCGCCCACAGCCCACCCCACCAAAACCTCTGCCAGACCCGGTACGTGAGTCCCGGCCCCAGCTTCCCGCACCTCCCTGGGCGCAGGGACCCACTCAGAGCCACCCACACGCCCAGGTCAGGGCAGCGTTGGCGGTGGCTGCGGCCTCAGTCGCGCCAGGTGACCAAGCACCTGTGCTTTCCCAAGTAAATGCTGTTTCCACCACAAAAGCACCTGCTGTCAGGCCTTACCTTAGCCCCACACATCTTCTACCTATAAAACAATCACTCCTAGGTGTACGTAATGagtaaatactttttttcttttttttttttttttcgtttgagacagggtctcactgtgttgcccaggctcaggtACAATGgcagcaatcacagctcactgccctgggctcaagccttcctcccgcctcagcctccctgggactacaggtgcacagccaccatgcccaactaattttttttatctttaaaagacagggtcttgctatattgcccaggctggtctcgagctcctgaatgcaagtgatccactggctaaggcctcccaaagtgctgggattataagcatgaccCACTGAGATGGGCCCTTATCTACCATCTTGCTCCACAGGAGGCGCTACTGTATTCTAGAGATAGTGTAAATCAGAATGCTCTGGGGGAGAGAAAATCATGACCCATGAAGCAAAGGAGGctcacataatttatttaacacacacacacacacacacacacacagacagagagagagagagagagaatgtgtgtgtgtgtgtgtaaaattgtACAGGCTCTTCATAAACTGCCATCATAAAATCTTACCATTCTAAATTTGAATGACCCAAACAACAATCTATAACAAGAATGTAGGAGTAAGTTTGTCTTGAAAACTGGAAACATTATAGTTTTACCTtagatactatttttttttaatggcttccACCCCAAGCAGCTAACCAGGAATCTGCCTTTAGCCCACCCAAGTCTATGATGGTATTTTGCCTTTAATTGCTGGTTTAGGTTATTTCTGTTATGCCCACAACCTAAAGTTATTCATATTTTAACTCCAAAAATACACAATAGAAAGTCCAGGGTGTCCTTCGGAAAGCCTTTGGGCGTTGGCAATTTTGTATATTACAAGAACTGAAATAAGACTCTACTGAGTATAGTCCCTTCCATCTTTGAGTTTTCCCTTTGTAGATGCTAGACCAGGCCACCAAGATTTCTTTGATTGCTAAGAATCTAATCCTGCTCCTCTGATCCTTTGCATAAGAACTCACACATCAAGCTATATTCTCTATTAAGTGGTTACATACACGTATATGTATGCAGAGTTTGAAAGCATTAGGAGAACCACAATCTGCCTTGCAAATTAAGATGAGATAGATTTTTCTCTGTGTCTATAtataggtgggtgggtgggtgggtgcatgtgtgtgtggaaagaagaagagacagaatatttatcttttctataaAATCATAAAGTGAGTTTAGAGCCATGCTTCTCAAGTTTTAATATGCAAAAGAATCACCTAGGAATCTTGTTTTTATGCAGATTCAAATATAGTAGGACTGGGTAGGCCCCAAGATTTTAtgtttctaacaagcttccagaTGCTGCTGCTCTGGGCACAACATATTGAGCAGCAAGGATTTAGAGATGATCTAATGCATGGTTCTCAAAGTGGAGTCccgggagcagcagcagcagtccCTGGAAAattgttggaaatgcaaattttatgGAATTAGAAACTCCAGGTTTAGGGCACattaatctgtgttttaacaaccctctccccaccacccttCACTGCCCCCGCCCCACGTGATTGTAATGCACCCTGAATGTAGAGAGCCTCTGATTTACTGCAATTGCCCCTCTGCCAATTTCCAGAAGAAACTGAAACCATAGAAATTGTTTGACCTACCCAAGGTCGAACTGCTTGTAAGCAACAGAGCCAAGATTAAATCTCAGGTCTTTTGATTCCCTAGCTAGTGCCTCTTCGTCACAGGGAATGTCTTTCCAACTGTCTAGTTTTAGGGATTACTTTCATTCCTTTCTAAGTAGTTTGTAGAAGCTTGAGCTGCCTGAGTCAGTCTTTTATTCTAAAAGACAAGAGCAATAAGTTATGATATGGAGAGAATCTGCCCAGCACGTGACAGTCAGCTCATGCAGGAAATATGCCAGTgaggtttcaaaaaaaaaaaaaagagagagagagagagagactgggctGGGGATTGGTTCAATTCCTTCACGTCCTCCAATCTGATAGATTCCagagtgggtgggagggagggaatgtTTCTGAGTCAAAGCCAGACCATCCTCCTGTCAAGAAAGGTGCCTGTCTCCAGGGAGCTCAGATTTTGGAACTGCTTTTTTCCTGAGCCATAGACGGCACCTGGACGCAGTAGCTGTCTCACCTGGGAGAAAGATGCTCCGGGGAATCTTGGGAATTGTAGGAACTCTGAATGCAGAGACCTGACTGAGAAACTCTCAGGTGCCTGGAAATGGGGCAGTccccaggcctgggcctgggagAATTAGCTGCCTCCAGGACTTCTTCTGAGATGTCCTCAGGCACCTCAGAACCAACTTGTTCAagtctttcctcctttctcagtGGGGGCTATTATCCTTCATCCCAGCAAGTCCCCAGGATGTTTTCCCTAATGCCACCTTGTCCTCCCCACCCCTTCGACATGAAACACTGACAGCATCAACTCCTAGGTATTTCTCTCCTAGCCCTCTTGATCCCTACCTTGAGCTACCCTGGCTCCGCCTCCCTTCATCTCGACTGTGTAGAGAACGTCATCAGTGAAGGGCCcagcctccagcccctcccaccaGGCTACCAGAGAGGTCCACTTGAGAGCAGAAATCTGCCCCTGTGCGCCCTCAGCTTTAAGTACTGTGTCCGctcctggcctctgccctccagACCACACTGACCTCTCCAAGGCTACCTCCTATGACACCCCTGTCCTCACCGTTCTATCATGTAGAACAGCCCTGAGCCGCGGAGTAGTTCTGTGACAGCTCCATGATATCCTGCTTCCCAGGACTTTCCCTGACACTGTTCTCTCTGCAGATTGCCTTCCCTGTGTCTCTCCACCTCGCAAATTCCGCTTTCTCCTAGCCAGGGTAGAGGGTCCCTCAGTCAAGCCTCCTTAACCCTGAAAGACCACCCAAAGTCAGTTCGCTACTCCCTAAATCACCCTTACCTGGCTTTATCATAACTGTTATGTATCTCTAAAGCCTCGTTTCCTTGACTGGAAAGTACAGACtagtccagaccagcctgggcaacatggcgaaaccctatctccacaaacaaaaattagccaggcgtggtggtgtgcacctgtggtcccagctactccggaagctgaggtaggagaattgattgagcccaggaggtcaaggctgcagtgagctagagaTTGcgcatgccaccgcactccagcctggatgacagagtgagaccctgtctcaaaagaaaagaaaagaaaggttgtggtgaggattaaatgagataatactttTACGGTTTAtgttcagcacagtgcctggcatgcagacAAAAATGtgagctgctattattattagttGTGCCAGGGCTCCATTCATTATGGTTTAATCTTGGTAGTCTTGTAATACTTGATTTCATTTGCATTAAGGTATTTTCTTGTGGGAGGGGAGTTATTTCTAGATTCTGTAGTACAGTCAGATGGGACTTGTCCTGGGACACCTGCCCCAGAGAGACCTGTGCTGAAAGCCAGCTTTCCCCTATGTTTTGTCAGCTACCTCAGCTCAACACCTGAATCCTCAGAAGCTTCAGGGCAAAACCTACTCAGAATTAGGTTGGGGCATCAGGAATAAAGGCATTAGAAAGAAGGTTCTCCAAGGTTCTCCACCCATACCTCTCGTAAAGCTAGCGTCCCACGATTCTGATCTGATACACTCCGGTCCTTCCATGTTATGCGGCTGCACTCCCTTCCCAGCACGCGCGTGAAGTGTTCTCTGCCCATTTTCAGAGGGGTATCCAGAGCACCGTGTTAAATAACTGATCCCAGCGATAAAGACTTAACTCTGAGAACCTCTTTAACGTCTTGTGATCTGAGGccttgggaaggaaggaagagctgAAGGCACAttctgagcacctactgcatgcaGACATAGTGCTAAATGATCCACACGtgtgatcttatttttaaatagactttaattGTACAGCAGTTTTAGGTATACAGCAAAATTGAGCTGAAGGTAGAGGTTTCCCATATACCTCCTGCCCCCACACACAAGCACAGCCTCcccacacacacaagcacagccTCTACCCATCAACAGCCTCCACCAGAGGGATATGTTTGTTACAGTTAATGAACGTACATAGACACACTGATCTTATTTAGGCCTTAGTTCCAGCTCCCCTAGAAGAGTGACAGTTGCCTCATGGCCTGACCCTCCTGCCCGGTTTTGCTGCTTGGTACAAAGGCCTTTAGAAATTCCCTGCCATGGCTGATTGGCTAACAAGGTAATTGATGCAGAGCCAGGGGGAGGCAGAACACAGAGTACCACTGAGTAATATCTCCTCTGTTCAATGTTGCAGTGGGGATTTCTGAACCCAAAACATCAAATCTGTGTGGGAATCGAGCATATGGAAAATCTCTGGTAAGTAGAATAAGCCTGCTTAGTTGTATCTGTTGTGCATTAAGCTTCTGGTCATGTCTAATTCTCCTGTGCCATGAAGAGAGACTCAGTGTTCTTTGTTCCAGGCCTGAGGATTATTAGAAAAGCATAACTGGCTGTTCTTTGCTCCTAAAAGCTCTCAGTTGGCTCTAATTTGTGCCCTTGTGGAACATCCCTGgctgcttctctctttcttgtaAGAAATTCAGCTCTTAGGCAAACAAAAGAAGTTATTATCCAATAGACATCTTAcacatggtgggggtgggggcgggatgGGCTGGTTTCTATCACAGGACCCTGCCAGGTAGAAATGCCTGACTAATTCCCAAGCACAGTCACAGGGGAAAAGAGATATGAGGTTGTCATGTGCTATGAAACACCAGACACCACTGTCTTAGTTAGCACAGGCTGCTGTaagaaaataccatagactggatggctaAAACAACAACTgctcacagttcaggaggctgggaagtccaagatcaagatgccagcagattcagtatctggtgagggctttctttctggcttgcagatggccaccttctcactgtgggTTCACATGGCCTTCCCTCTGTGCATGTGGGGAGAGGGAGATCCCTGacatctcttccttttcttataagggcactgatcctATCATAGGATCTCTACCTTCacgacctcatctaaacctaatcacctcccaaagccccTGCTCACAATACCATCACATCTAGGACTAGGGCTTCAACACCTTGTGGGGAGGTCCGGACCCACTCAGACTGGTCTGAGTCAGGCCAAAATGACCAAGCTTTTATGTTCCCTTCTCACTCCATCAAGGCATGTGGGCTGTGCCAGGAAGGGTGTAACCTTAACAAGGTGGCCCTCTACAGCCAAGCCCACCTGAAGGAATTAAGAGCTTTCTGCTACCCACCCTGCTGTCCTCCCTCCCACAGCTGGGCAGCTGTCCTTCCTTGAAGGAGATGGAGTGGCACATCTCCAGGCCTATCAGTACATCTCTCTCATCTCTAGGCATGAATGTTGGGTTCCCTCTTGGTTAGCAGAGTCAGCAGTGGCTGGAAGTGAGGTCAGCTCAGGCATCCTAGACTCTTTGAATATCCGCTCTCAAGATCCGTAGGTGGTGCAATGTGAGAACGAGAAGAGACCCAAGTTATTGTGCCAGGCCCTCATCGTCACAAACAAATTGGACAGAGATTGCTTCGCTCCTGGTCTGGGCAGGAGATCTAATCCAGGGAATCTCATTTAGGTTATTGCTATTCTAGGAAAACCACACACAGGGCTGTTTCCTCTTCCCAACCTGGTACTCAGGGGAAACCAGGAGGTCTGGGCGGTTGACGTCGAGGGAAGATTATCAGGCTGTGACAGTTCCAACAGCTGCCCTCACCTGAGCCAGACAAAAAGCAAGGTCAAGAGGAGGCAGGTAGCCATGATCTTGGGCTGACTGGCCCCAGCCCTTAAGCTGGCCTCAGACAGTGTCCTTGGCAGAAAGGCAGTGACAGCAGGAGTCCAGAGGATGCTGGGAGGGTATAGGGTGGTGATGGGGATATAGTTACAAAGGGAGGGAATAACAATGaagaggaagaggccaggcacagtggctcacacctgtaatcccagcactttgggaggcggaggcaggtggtcacctgagatcaagagtttgagaccagcctggccaacatggcgaaaccctatctctactaaaaatacaaaaattagccaggcgtggtgagccatgcctgtaatcgcagctacttggggggctgaggcaggagaatcacttgaacctgggaggcagagttggcagtgagccaaaatctgccactgcactccagcctggacaacatgagcgaaactcagtttcaaaaaaaaaaaaaagaatgaagaggaagaggaggcagcacAACAGACCCTTCCTCGGGCCTGGAGACAGTTGGGGCTGGGGTCCCACAGCTTATCAGACATCCGTGACCCCAGCATGGGAGAGCAATCCAGGGCTCACACAGCTAAATCCCAGTCAGTGCTGAAGTGTGCTGGGTGAGACTGGCCTAAGGACAGGGGAAAAGAGTGGGAACAAGGCCTTTCACCCAGAGATGAGGGGTGTGGGAGTTCACCGGCCCATGGCTTAACGGGAAGGAAGCGTTCAGATGGACACCAGGTGGCAGCAGCTCTGCCCGCAGTCAGCCAGcttggggcaggaggagggatgAAGAAAGTGCCCTTGACCGGGAATTTCCCAGCGATTTTAGGAATGTGGTGACTTGAAGCCTTGGATAGGGCTTAGGGGGAAGAACACAGCACAGAGTGTGTCTATTGTCCAAGCGGCCTCTGGACTTAGCCCTAGTTAGGCCACTGGTTAATTTTCAGTTAACTCTCTATGTTCCTGAGTACTTGTCCACTCTTTGGGACGGGTGAGGAGGGCTGCCAAGTAGTCCAGTCCCAGACCCTGCTACCCACATAGACACTCAGTGCTGTGGGGATCTGAGGACAGAGAAAGATCACCGTGGGCCACCAGcctcagggaaggcttcctggaggaagcagcCTTGAAGGGGAGACAGATGAGGCCTAGAGCCAGAGGGTGAAGGAGGAGGTGCCGCTGTGTGAGCATCAGAGAAGGGAGCACCTGCTGCTGGCAGTGGAGCTACTGACACACACAGGGACCAATGGGAGGCCGAGCTGCATAGATGAGGACGTCCTGTGCTGAGGAGCCTGGAGGAACAGCTGCAGAGTCGATCTGCCCTGCAAGGTGgttgggcgggggtgggggtgacTTATGCTTCTAGAGCCCAAGGAGGGGCATGAGGAATGTGGTGGATCTGCTTGGAAGCAAGGAGGTCCGAGGTCACCGTCGCTTGAAGGCTGCAGCAGAGGAAACGGAGAGGCTGGGCTGGCCCTACCCTACGCAGCCTAATCAAAGCAAGAATCTGCAGAATTTAGTAACAAATTGGACACCAGTGATGATGGAAGTGTGAGGGTGGCAGTTGCCACATAAGACTGAGCTGCGCTGTCTCcagtttcttgtttctctctcctgAGTTTCTCTAGGTCAGTGGCTCAAAGTGGAGTCCCAGGACTAGCAGCACCAGCAGCATCTGGGGAATTGTTAgcaatgcagattctcaggcccacAGCAGACCCACGGACTCGGAAGCTGGGGTGGTGGGGCCCGGCACTGTTTATCAAGCCCTCCCAGGCAGTCCCACACCTGCTGAATGATGAGGACTATGCCCGGGCGGTGGTGGTTCCATTCAGTCATCCCCACTTGCAGACGGCCTCAGTCAGGGCCAGAGTGGGAAGGCAGATGCATCCTCACACTCCCTTCCGCTTCCTCATGGCAGATTCCGCCAGTGCCCCGGATCTCAGTGAAAACTCCGACCTCTGCCTCGTTGGAGGCGACAGTCATGGGCACAGAGAAGGGAGCTGTTCTGATGAGAGGGTAAGTGCTGCGTCTCTGGCCCCACCGCCTGTGCCCTCCCACTGTCCTGATCCTTCCTTCCCCAGAAGAGCACCAGGCCGCCTGGCTGACAGACCCTGGAGAGGCTGACACAAACCCATGCCAGCTGCAAGTTACCTTTTAATGAGGCCAATAATCCTGGGTCTCTGCAGTGCCTCATCAACTGTTTCCGTAGGATTAAATGGGAGAGTTTTTCATGGTTTCCACTTCATTAACGCCACTCTTTAGGCTTGGAGAAGTCATTTGGGAGGTTTTTTGGTTAATTAGATGAATGTAATCACGAGCCATATTCAGAACCTCCCATAAGCATGTGGGCATCAGAAATGTCTCATGAGTAAGTTCAGGGTCCCCTGCCCACCAGTTAAGAAGTGTGTCAAGTACAGAGGTTTCAAACCACACTTGCAACTGCAGTGTGACTACTCGCTTTCATCCAGAACCAGCAGCTAGGGAGGCAGGAGTGGATAACCCCAACACCCCTCAGTGACACTGCCTTCTGCCTTGCACCAAGACAGTGAGTCTTCAACTCGATTCAGCACATACCTGTATGCCCCGGACTACGTCCTCCACACTACAGGCATTTCAGGGTGGCAAAGGGTTAGGTTCTTTTCTCAGATCTGCTTTCTAGCCTGGAACTGCCACCAACCCACCATGACTTCAGGCAAGTTATTCAGCCTTCCTGTCCCCATCCgttcaaaaacaaaaacgtaAAACAGGAATCACAGGGAGTACCCATCTTAGGGGGTTGTGGTGAGaattaattttttggtttttgttttgttttgttttgttttgagagggagtctcgctctgtcaccaggctggagtgcagtggcgcaattttggctcactgtaacctccgcctccggtattcaaccaattctccagcctcagcctcccaagtagctgggactacagatggccaccaccatgcccagacaatttttgtatttttagtagagatgggttttcgccacgttggccaggctggtctcaaactcctgacctcaagtgatccacctgccttgatctcccaaagtgctggaattacaggcatgagcttccGCACCCGGCCTGAGAATTGAAAGAGATAATGTGTGGAGAGCTTAG from the Papio anubis isolate 15944 chromosome 8, Panubis1.0, whole genome shotgun sequence genome contains:
- the VXN gene encoding vexin, which codes for MMHQIYSCSDENIEVFTTVIPSKVSSPARRRAKSSQHLLTKNVVIESDLYTHQPLELLPHRGDRRDPVDGRRFGRLQTARPPTAHPTKTSARPVGISEPKTSNLCGNRAYGKSLIPPVPRISVKTPTSASLEATVMGTEKGAVLMRGSRHLKKMTEEYPALPQGVEASLPLTGSASCGVPGILRKMWTRHKKKSEYVGATNSAFEAD